A segment of the Colletotrichum destructivum chromosome 3, complete sequence genome:
GCCAGACAATTAACAGCCACCCAAAATGGCTGTTGGAAAGTAAGCAGACGGCCGCCCTGAATCGAATTGACGACGATACGAAAAACGCAGGCGTTTGCGCGTGCTGTCGTTGTCTGTCTACCGCCATCTTCAGTCGCTGACAAGCCGTTCTCTTCCGCAGGAACAAGAGATTgtccaagggcaagaagggtctcaagaagaagaccgtGGACCCCTTCACCCGCAAGGACTGGTACCAGATCAAGGTTAGTCTCAACTCGCCGCGTAACTGCGGGCTCGAGGCATCTGTCTAGTTCTCAAATCGCTAATTGCTTTTCTCTTACAGGCACCTGCCCCCTTCAACGTTCGCGAGTGAGTTTCTCCTGCCGCTCGCCCGAACCCGGATCCGAAACACGTGTCGACGACAAATGTGCGAGAGGgcgatggatgatggatgaccTTGGGAATCTGGGTTGCTGACAGCGTGCGTCTTCTAGTGTCGGCAAGACCCTGGTGAACAGAACCACCGGTCTCAAGAACGCCAACGATGCCTTGAAGGGCCGTATCTTGGAGGTCTCTCTGGCGGATCTCCAGAAGGATGAGGACCACGCTTTCCGCAAGGTCAAGctccgcgtcgacgaggtccagggCAAGAACTGCCTGACCAACTTCCACGGCCTCGACTTCACCTCCGACAAGCTCCGCTCGCTCGTTCGCAAGTGGCAGACTCTCATCGAGGCCAACGTCACCGTCAAGACCACCGACGActacctcctccgcctcttcgCCATTGCTTTCACCAAGCGCCGCCCTAACCAGATCAAGAAGACGACATACGCCGCCTCTTCGCAAATCCGTGCCATTCGCCGCAAGATGACCGAGATCATCCAGCGCGAGGCCTCCACCTGCACCCTCACCCAGCTTACCTCCAAGCTCATCCCCGAGGTCATTGGCCGTGAGATTGAGAAGTCCACCCAGGGCATCTACCCCCTGCAGAACGTATGTTTCGCCTATTTGTCGACATGAATTCGAGCGTGTCCACATGCTAATCGCCCGCCACAGGTCCACATCCGCAAGGTCAAGCTCCTCAAGCAGCCTAAGTTCGACCTTGGTGCCCTGATGGGTCTCCACGGCGAGTCTGGCACCGACGACCAGGGACAGAAGGTCGAGCGGGAGTTCAAGGAGCGCGTTCTCGAGGACGTTTAAGGATTCAGGCCCTAACAAGAGGATGCTTCGGCAGAAGGGGACTCTGGCTCTACAGGCCGGAAAACAAATTCGGCATTGTTTTAGGTCGTTGCACATGGCGTAGCATTAAGGCGGCTGCGGGTCTAGGTTACCTCAAAATGGTAAATGGTCAATTCTTCAAGACACTGTGCCGGGTGTGTACGCAGCCTCGCTTCCGAATCATGATGGCAAGACACGGGGTTTCGGGATCCGACTGGAAGGAATATAAAAAGGCgtcatgtgtgtgtgtgtggaatGGACGGATTCGTTTGGTTTTTCAATTGCGTTCCGCCGTCGACCCAAGGACAGGTTCTTGCAGTAACAATGCAACTTGGTTCCCGAAACTCGGAAGTGGTTGTTCATCCAGTGACTCCCTAGACCTAGATATATCCCAGTGCCATATGTGTTTGTTCCTTCGCCTTCAATCGGCTCTCATTGCGCTCTAATTCAAGCGGCTAGGCGTGTGCACAGTTCCTTTCCGCCTCATAAGGTCTATTATGTTCAGATAGTTGAAGTTGGGGTATATAGTACATTCTAGTGTGCCGTCTGCCTTTTGCGATAAGTTTGGGAGTGTGCCAAGGCCGAGAGTCCCCGCTTGCCCTTTGTCCATCAAGTATTTCTCTTACGGCTTGCGCCCAGGCATCACCCAAGAAGTCTACGTCTACACTACCGCATCCCAGATGGGCATATGATGCTAACGAACCTTGCCCCTATAGGACCTGCTCGGGCTATACATAGTCTGGTCTACTCCTGCTCCTTCAAAAACTCAACCACGGCTGCAAATAGAAGTAAGCTTGCAGACCTGGTACGCGGCGACGCATATTGTCTTACCCTGGCGAAACTCCTCCGGTTTCTCTGAGATACACCAATGACCCGCGTCAAGATCCGCCATTCGGAACTTGGGAAAGAATTGCCCAATGATGGGCAGAACGTCATCAGGAACATATTTGCTCTTGGTGCCTCGGACGAATAGGGCAGGCTTTTCAAACCGTACTTTTGTCGGATCCTTGTACGGGAAGTCGCCCATGTGGTTCAAAGACCTACTGATGATATCTAGTGGCACGCGAAACTTTTGTTGCGGTTTGTCGGGCTGTGGACGATGCAGGTTTCCGAGGAGAAACTGGCGAATAGGGAGCGACTAGTGAACATGGTGGTGACGTTAACTGGGCGAGCCCGCGATTGGGGTTATTCGAGGCAGCCTTACGCTCTCATATTCCTGGAGAATCTGGTCCGCCTGAGCCTGCCTGGTGATGCCGGCAGCTTCGATTCTTTTCAGACCTTGGATGTATTTGCTAAACGAGCTCTCCAGGATGGCGTCCACCGGCGCGTTGTCAACCGCTACGATGTTCTGCACAAGACCGGGCGATTTC
Coding sequences within it:
- a CDS encoding Putative alpha/beta hydrolase-1, which gives rise to MFGLLRPQVSIQRSIPRLCNFARRMSSQNKLVLSYDLHEPSKQPAGTSTSPIIFLHGLFGSKKNNRSISKVLARDLGRPVYALDLRNHGESPHDGQHDYVHMADDVAGFIDQHGLEQPTVIGHSMGAKTAMTLALKSPGLVQNIVAVDNAPVDAILESSFSKYIQGLKRIEAAGITRQAQADQILQEYESSLPIRQFLLGNLHRPQPDKPQQKFRVPLDIISRSLNHMGDFPYKDPTKVRFEKPALFVRGTKSKYVPDDVLPIIGQFFPKFRMADLDAGHWCISEKPEEFRQAVVEFLKEQE
- a CDS encoding Putative small ribosomal subunit protein eS1; the encoded protein is MAVGKNKRLSKGKKGLKKKTVDPFTRKDWYQIKAPAPFNVRDVGKTLVNRTTGLKNANDALKGRILEVSLADLQKDEDHAFRKVKLRVDEVQGKNCLTNFHGLDFTSDKLRSLVRKWQTLIEANVTVKTTDDYLLRLFAIAFTKRRPNQIKKTTYAASSQIRAIRRKMTEIIQREASTCTLTQLTSKLIPEVIGREIEKSTQGIYPLQNVHIRKVKLLKQPKFDLGALMGLHGESGTDDQGQKVEREFKERVLEDV